Genomic segment of Paenibacillus sp. FSL R5-0912:
TTAAACAAAAAATCCTGCTTGCGCAGGATTAGAAGTGAGTTGCTCAGGCATGAACCGGCTCTGGTTTCTTTAGCTGCAGCGGAGGCGGGATCAGCCAGCCTTTCTGCTTGTTCATTTTGAGCAGTGCCATGCCGAAGGCGGCCATTTGCGCGTGGATCTTCATGAACATTGCGCCGATATCCTCGCGGATCGACATGCCCATGACCTGGCTGCAGACCACAAGACTGAGCGATACTGCACCGGAGAGGGCCGCAGCAATCTCGGGGTCGGAGAACCTTGCACCTGCCGGGATATCCTCGACCTTGACGGAGGGACGGTCCGGCAGTGCAGGCGGAGGCACGAAGCCGTTCAGCTTGAGGATTTTGTCACAGTCCTTAATTTCCTGCTGTGCCTGATCCATAAGATCATCGATAATCTTCTTCAGATCCTGGTCCCCGGCATGAAAGTGAAACGCCTGGTAGGTAGATAAGGACAATTTGGCTGTTGCCGAGACCTGCCACAGATTGAAGATCTCACCATAGTGAAGCGGTTCATCTTTGGGGCTGCCGTTTAGAACTCCCATAATTACATAACTCCTCTACAAATAGGTTATGAACGTAGTTTAGGTTGTCCAGTGCAATCAGCGTTATTCAAGTGCACTAAATAAAGTCACAGTAAAGCAGGTGTAGCCCGATGGATTATATCTATAAAGTGCTGGAGAGCGACATGGAGCTTCTGGCTGCGGCACTATCGGAGGTTCAGGTATCAGTTGTGCTGAAGGAGGGTACAGAGGAGGTGCTGGAACCGGGGGGACAGATCAGAGCATACACAGCGAAATCTGTCCGGATCCGTGGATTATCGTATTGCCGGGATGCACATGAATTCCGAATGCTTCCAGCTGAGCCTAGGTAGACTCCCCGCTCCCTGCCTAGAAGCGCTTGTGCTGCTGATTCAGCGGGAGTAACGCTTGCGGAAGCGCAGCGGAGAGATGCCAACCTTCCGGCTGAAGCGCCGGGAGAAGTAGGCGGTGCTCTCGAAGCCGGTGCGTTCTGCAATCCCGGAAATAGGGATTTCTGTCTTGAGGAGCAGCAGCTTGGCCTGCTCCAGCCGGTAATCCGTCAAGTATTCCATGGGGGTTAGCCCATAGACACGTTTCATGCAGCGGGCCAGATAATTGTAGTGAAAATGCAGCGCATCCGCCAGGGATGCATTCGTGAGATCCTCCGTAAAATGATTGCGCAGGTAGGCCTCCGTCTGCTCAGCGATCTCTGCCGCCTGGCTGCCCGCAGTATCCTGCTGGGCCAGATCCATCATCCGCAGCATCTCCTCAAAGATGCGCTGCTGTTGCCATACAGAGCTGGAGCGCCGTCCCTGACTAAGCTGCAGCAATTGCTCTGCCTGTCCGCTCCGCGCGAAGGGGTCCGGGAGTGGTCCGTACTGGGGGATGCGGATCGTATAAGGATGAATCAGGAATTGCCGGAAATGCTTCTCCCGCTCAGCATATACAGGATCGCCTTCCGCTTCCATCCACTCACCGACCGTGTGAAAATGAACCCACGTGAAGGAGGTGACCTCCTCGCAGGGTTTAACTGAATAATGATAGCGGTCCGGCAGCAGAAGGAGGGTGTGCCCGGAGGTTACCGCCCACTCCTTATCATCCTCACCGATGAACAGGCAGCCTTGTTCTACAATGATAAGATCGAATTTCCCCATGCGGCTGCGGTTTGGATGCTGCTCGCCGGGCAAATATACGGTATGGCCGCATTCCAGGAAATAGGGGAACGGCGGCGCCGACAGATGAATATAGGCAGGACTGGCTGGCATATCTGCTCCTTTCGCAAGCTCTTTTCAATTAGCCGGATTTCCGTGGAAGGTTAGAAATCTGAGTGTGAAATAGTACAAAAACAGAGTTGCTTATGATTCTGTTTTTTATTCATTTTACCGTCTATAATTGCAAATAGCGAGGATGAAATGAAAAGGGGAGATAACACATTGAGTAAATATGCAGATATTCAGCAAGCTACTGACACAAGCCGGCAGGTAGCTATTCAGGATGAATTCTGGGGGCGTTATATCCGGCTGGTTCAGGATACCGTTATTCCTTACCAGTATGAGGCGCTGCATGACCGGGTAGCCGGTGCGGAGCCAAGCCATGCCATCGCCAACTTTGAAATTGCCGCCGGCAGGAGAGAAGGCGAATTCAAAGGCTGGGTCTTTCAGGACAGTGATGTAGCTAAATGGCTCGAGGCTGTAGGCTATTCGCTCAGCATCAAGCGTGATCCTGAGCTGGAGCGCCAGGCGGATGAGATGATAGAGCTGGTCGGCGAAGCACAGCACGAAGACGGATACCTGAATACTTATTTTACACTCAAAGAGCCGGGCAAACGCTGGACGAACCTGCTGGACTGCCATGAGCTATATTGTGCGGGGCATTTCATTGAAGCGGCAGTGGCCTATTATGAAGCGACCGGCAAAGACAAACTGCTGGGCATTGTACGGCGGTTCGTTGACCATATTGAAACCGTCTTCGGACCGGAAGAGGGGAAGCTGAAGGGCTACGATGGTCACCAGGAAATTGAGCTGGCCCTTGTGAAGCTGTACCGGCTGACCGGTGAAGAGAAATATCTGAAGCTCAGCAGCTTTTTCATTGATCAGCGTGGACAGGAACCGAACTTCCTGCATCAGGAGTGGGAACAAAGAGGACGGGTAACGCACTGGACAGGTACGGCTACAAGCAGTGTGGATATCAGTTATAATCAGGCCCATATCCCGGTCCGTGAGCAGAGCGTGGCTCTGGGACATTCGGTCCGTGCGGTCTATATGTACACAGCCATGGCCGATCTGGCCCGGCTTACCGGAGATGAGGGCCTGCGCGAAGCATGCGTGCGCCTGTGGAACAATATGACGGAGAAACAGATGTATATCACCGGCGGAATCGGTTCTACACATCATGGTGAAGCGTTCACCTTTGATTATGATCTGCCGAATGATACGGTCTATGCGGAGACCTGCGCTTCGATCGGGCTGATCTTTTTTGCCAAGCGGATGCTGGAATTGACCCCGGACGCCCGGTATGCCGAAGTGATGGAGCGTGCGCTCTATAATAATGTGCTCGGCTCCATGGCACAGGACGGCAAACACTATTTCTACGTGAATCCGCTTGAAGTATGGCCGCAGGCCTGCAGCTGTAACCCCGGCAAACATCATGTCAAATCGGAGCGCCAGGGCTGGTTCGGCTGTGCCTGCTGTCCGCCGAACGTGGCGCGCCTGCTGACCTCGCTAAACCAGTATATCTACACTGAGCACGGCGATACACTATACACTAACCTGTATATCGGCAGTGAGCTGAAGACCACGCTGGGCGGCACAGAGGTAGCAATCAGCCAGCAGAGCCGTTTCCCTTGGGATGGAACCGTCACCCTGAAGGTTGATCCTGCGGAAGCCGGAGAGTTCGGAATGGCGCTGCGTATTCCTTCCTGGAGCGGCAACGTGGAGATCAGAGTGAACGGAGAGGCGTTAGTCGATTCTGCTGCAAGCTTGCAGCAGGGCTATGCCGTGATCCGCAGGGAATGGAAGGCCGGCGACGTGATTGAGCTGACTCTGCCGATGGAAGCGCACCGCGTTTACGCCCATCCGAATCTGCGTGCCGACGCCGGGAAGACTGCCATCCAGCGCGGACCGCTGGTCTACTGCCTGGAAGCGGCAGATAACAGTGAACCGCTAAGCTCGGTTTCCTTGAGTGAAGCAGCGCCATTCACCGAGACGTATGATGAATTGCTGCTTGGCGGTGCTGTAGTGGTAGAAGGCGACGGCTTCCGTGTAGCTCAGGCGGCCTGGACCGGAGGGCTGTACAGCAGAGAGAAGGCGCCGCTGGAAGAAGTGAAGGTAACCGCAGTCCCTTACTATCTGTGGGGTAACCGCGGTAGCGGCGAGATGAAGGTCTGGATTCCGTAGTTTACTCTTACGATCGGTAGCTACCGTATATAATGCTGAAACCAACCTGCCCATTTGGGCAGTAAGTGGACAAATGTATCTTAATTTCGCTATTTTGTTTCTCTGCAACAAGATAGCCCCCGGCTGAACCGCTTAGGCGGAACAACCGGGGGCTATTTTCAGTAATGCGAATTAACCCAATGTAACTACAACCTGGTGAACCGCACCGTCGCCCACAGGAGCGATGATGTTACCTTCAACAGCAGTGCCGTCGAGAGTCAGGCTGGCTACGCCTTTGGACACATGGTTCGGGTTCTGGATCGAGATGACATAAGTGTCTCCACGGAAGACGCGGGTGATTTCGAAGCTGTCCCACTCCGTCGGGATACAAGGGTCAACCTTCAGACCGGCAAAGTCAGCCTGGATACCGAGAATGGACTGTGTAATCGCTACATAGTTCCATGCAGCTGTACCTGTCAGCCAGGAGTTTTTCGCTTCCCCGTGACGTACAGCATCTTTACCGGCGATCATCTGCGAGTACACGTAAGGTTCCATGCGGTGAACTTCGCTGATATCTTCCAGGTAAGCCGGAGCAATTTTTTTGTAGATATCGAAGGCTCTGTCGCCGTGTCCAAGGACTGTTTCAGCGATCATGATCCATGGGTTGTTGTGGCAGAAAATACCGGCATTTTCTTTGTAGCCCGGAGGGTACGTAGAAATTTCACCCAGGTTCACGTAGTACTTGGAGTAAGGAGGCTGCTGCAATACGATACCGTAGTCTGTATCCAGACGTTCCTGAACGGAAGTCAGCGCACGGGCTGCTTCGCCGTTCTCCACACCGATACCCGCCATTACACACATCCCTTGCGGCTCGATGAAGATCTGGCCTTCTTCGTTCTCCTTGCTGCCGATCTTGTCGCCGTAGTGGTCATAAGCGCGCAGGAACCAGTCGCCGTCGAAGCCGTGGGACAGGGTGATGGCACTCATGTTCTCGATCTTGGCAACCGCATCTGCAGCGACATCATCCAGTCCGCGCATGCGGCAGATTTCAGCATAGTCCGGTCCAACGAAGACGAACAGACCTGCGATGAACACGGATTCCGCTACGCCGCCTGCGATATTCTCAGTAGTCTGGAACGATTCGCCCGGCTCAGTGGAGAAGCAGTTCAGGTTCAGACAGTCATTCCAGTCCGCGCGGCCGATCAGCGGCAGGCCGTGAGGTCCGAGGTTATTCGTTACATGCTCGAAGCTCAGCTTCAAGTGCTCGAACAGGGTAGCGGTGTGATCCGGATTGCTGTCAAAAGGAACCTGCTCATCGAGAATCGAATAGTCGCCGGTTTCCTTGATATAGGCAGCAGTACCCGAGATCAGCCATAGCGGATCATCGTTGAAGCCGGAGCCGACTTCGTTATTGCCCTTCTTGGTAAGCGGCTGATACTGGTGATACGCACTGCCGTCAGGGAACTGGGTAGCGGCGATATCAAGAATACGTTCTCTGGCACGCTCTGGAATCTGGTGGACAAAGCCAAGCAAGTCCTGGTTGGAGTCGCGGAAGCCCATACCGCGGCCGATTCCGGATTCGAAGTAAGAAGCGGAACGGGACATGTTGAAGGTAACCATACACTGGTACGGGTTCCAGATGTTAACCATCCGGTTCAGCTTGTCGTCACCGCTCTGGATCTGATATTTGGACAGCAGGTTATCCCAGTGTGCAGCCAGGGTAGCCAAGGCAGCATCTACCTGGGCATCTGTAGCGAACTGATCGATTACAGCCTGCGCCGGTTTTTTGTTGATAACGTTCAGGGATTCCCATTTCTCATCTTCCGGGTTCTCGATATAGCCGAGTACGAAGATGAAGCTTTGCTCTTCGCCTGGTTCCAGCGTGATGTTGAGGGCATGGGAGCCGATTGGCGACCAGCCGCTGGCCACGGAGTTGGTTGCTTCACCTGCAGCAACTGCCTGCGGAGCGTCCAGACCATTGTACATCCCCACGAAGGATTCGCGGTCGGTATCGAAGCCGGCGATTTCTTTATTTACAGAATAGAAAGCGTAGTGGTTTCTGCGCTCACGGTATTCAGTTTTGTGATAGATCACGGAATCCTTCACTTCAACTTCACCGGTGCTGAGGTTACGCTGGAAGTTCGTCATATCATCGTTGGCATTCCACAGGCAGAACTCGGCAAAAGAGAACAGCTTAACAGTCTTCTTCGCGTTGCCCGTGTTCTTAACGATCAGGCGGTGTACTTCAGCATTGTGGCCCATCGGTACAAAAGCAAGCTGGTTCACGGAAATTCCGTTACGCTCGCCTGTGATGGAAGTGTAGCCCAGACCGTGGCGGCATTCGTAGAAGTCCAGATCGCGTTTTACCGGCATCCAGCCCGGGGTCCAGAAATCACCGTCATCGTACAGATAGTAGTAGCGTCCGCCTGTATCGAGCGGAATATTGTTATACCGGTAACGGGTAAGTCTTCTCATGCGCGCATCGCGGTAGAAGGTGTAACCTCCGGCAGTATTAGAGATGAGGCCGAAAAATTGCTCGTTGCCGAGGTAGTTGATCCATGGGTAAGGTGTTTTTGGGGTGTTGATTACATACTCTTTGCGAGTGTCGTCAAAAGTTCCGAATTTCATTAGAGACAAGTCTCCTTTCAATTGTGAACGCGCGTTTACAAAGCTGAGAAAAAATCCCCTCGGGGTAAGGGGTTTTTCTGTATCCTGAAACATTACTGCTTCGGCGGCTGGCAGGAATCTCTTACCACCAAACGCGCCGGGAAACTGATAGTGCTGAAGGTCGGCTGCTGTGAATCGCACAGCTCGATGACCTTCTCGACAGCGGCCTTGGACATTTCGTAAATCGGCAGACGGACGGAGGTCAGCTTGGGATGAATCCGGGAAGCGAGCTGCACATCATCAAACCCCGCGATAGACATATCCTCCGGCACGGAAATGCCATGCTCGGAGAACGCTTCCATGGCCGAAATAGCCATATCATCATTGGAGGAGAAGAACGCAGTCGGCAGCGGGCCGCCGGAATTCAGCAGCTTCTTCACCTCTTCATAGGCGGTTTCCTTAAGGAAATCACCCTGTAGGATGAAATTCTCATTCAGCGTAAGCCCATGGCGCTTCAGCGTATCCTCGTAAGCCGTGTAGCGTTCCCGTCCGGAGTATGTGTTCATCCGTCCGCAGATCATGCCAATTTCCTCATGGCCGAGACCGATCAGGTACTCGATGGCTTCAGCCGTACCCTCATAATCCTTAGAATTCACTATAGCCAGATGATTGCGGTCCAGATGCTCCGACATAATCTCCGAAATGTCATAATCAATCAGCACAAGCGGCGAGTCGAGACCGACCATTTCCCGTACAATTCCGATATCCTTCTGGGTACCGACGATAATACCGCCGTCAATCCGTTTCTGCAGGAAAGCCTGCTTCACCTTCAGGAAGTCGTCGGGAGAATATACGGTGTGAATCAGAACATAACAGCCGCGGGCATTCGCCGTGTCAACAACGGCATCGACGAACGGGGCGAAGTAGTTATTCTGATAGATCCGCGTCGCGTTCTCTTTCTCATTCATGCTGATTGCAAAAAGCCCGATCGTATCGGTCTTCTTGCCGGCCAGAGCCCGGGCGAAGCTGTTAGGCTCGTACTGATGCTGTTCAATGACCTTCAGCACCTTGGCCCGGGTCTCCTCAGGGACATTGGAATAGTTGTTGATTACACGGGATACTGTGCTTCGCGAAACCCCGGCTAGCTTGGCAATATCTTCGCTTCGCATGGTGTACCCCCTCTATTGTAAACGCGCGTTTATGAACTCATTGTAAAATAAACCGGCGCGAAAATCAATCGTCCGCCCAAACAATTTTGCCTTGAAATATAAGAAAGATTAGTTTCACGCCAAACTTTATCCTTCAATTTCTCGCTGAAACGAATTCCATCCCTTGAGGATGGAATAGCCGTTTCCACTTGCCGGATTCTCCGATCTGCGTTACAAATAAATGCATCAGGAAAAAAGATTGTTATCTTTTATTCGTTAAAAAACCGTCTGATCGCGTACTTCGAGACGCTCGCTTCATGTTTAACTGTATTTTGTACAACTAAAGCGGGCGATTTATGACTCGGGGGAGTTATAACTGCACTTCATACAACTAAAATAACAGCTACGCCGCAAACGAACACTTTTCTCGATTTTAGTTGTACAGAGTGCACTTATCCTAAATCAACCGGGTTTTCGCCGTCTTATAACTGCACGAAATACAACTATTCCTTATGCAGTAAGTATAAAACCTCGTTGCAAAGAGATCGTATGTTCGCTATAGTGGTCTCGTAATTAATATTTTCACTATAGAGGAGATAGATTCCAATGCAGCTGGGTTGTACGTATCTAATCGTCCGTGATATGAAGGGTTCCATTGCCTTTTATGAAGCTTTGCTGAATATGAAAGCAGATTCCCGGAAGCTGGAGCGCTGGGCACAATTCCACTGCGGGAACACGATCGCTCTTTGGAATCCGGAATTCGATAAGGAATTGATCCGCACGAATAGCGATGTGTCGGAGCATTTTAATGAGGCGTATTTGAATTATAAGCAAGAAAGTGAGGTTCGATACGGGAATAATGTGATTCTTAACTTCAACGTTTCTGATTTGAATGCTGAGTATGAGCGGGTGAAGTCACTGGAGATCGGAGCCGTATCTGAGATTTTCTATATCCATGTTGTGCGCCCTTATCACTGCTTCATGCTCGAAGATCCGGATGGTAATTTAATTGAGATCACAGGAGAATATCATACAGAATCAATTTCTCGATGGAGTCAGTGATTGCCTTGGATGCTTCTGTATTCCAGCGGCGAAGGAGTAGCAGTTACGGATTGATTAACCGTTAATTGAACTTTTAATTGAACCTTTGATCACCATCATCTCGCCCGGCAGCTTTGTCACATGACTCATTTACAAATAGTTCCACAAGAAATATGCTAACCTTACTAAATACTGAGCAATCACAAGGAGGACAACTGATGAAAGGGGCTTACCTGAAGTATTTTGGCGTGGCGATCATCGTGCTGGGGGTATTTGCTTGTATTCCAGTGGGATTCCATTTGGGCGGTGTGCTTGCAGTTGTTATATTCCTCGCCGTTTCCTGCATAGCCGGTATGTTTTTTATTGGCTTCGGTGAACTTGTCTATTCCTTGCAGCGCATTGAGCTAGAGATAGCCGGGGAACGTCCGCAGTATGATCCATTGACCGGACAATATCAGGTACCGCCCAAAGACAACGGTCGCTGATCATGGCAGAGTTCCACAGCTATTATGATTTACTTAAACATTCTGAACTCTAATACGATTACGAGGAGAGGGGCTGTGAGAAATGATGGCAACAGGTTTTGGGTCATGGCTTGCCGGCGGATTCAGCATATTTTTCTTTTTAATCTGGCTGGCATGTCTGGGGCTCGGTATTTATTTATTCGTTCTGGTAGTGAAGCTCGCGCGCAGAGGAATTGTTGCATTAGATCTGTACAATCATGCCAAGAATCTGGAAATCCGCAACCATTACGAATCCGTTCACAAAAATGATGAGTTCTAATTGATACATAGCCAATTAGAATTGGATGTGTGGATTCCCTGCCGGAAGGCGGGGTGTTTTTTTTGTATTACGACAGATTCTAAGTCATTTGCATATTATGGTAAGATTTATTATACTCCCAGTATGTAAGTTTTAAATTTGAAATACATGGAGAGGAGTTTGATCGGGTGAAAAAGAAATTAACCGCTGCGCTGACTGTTTTTGCTGTACTTGGAGGAATGGGAACGGGGGTATACGCCGGAGCCAATCTGCAGGAGATCAAAGCTTTTCTGAACCCGGGAATTAAATTCAAGGTAGATGGCCAGCCTGTGCAGCTGAAGAATAGCAGCGGTGCAGTGATCGCTCCGATTTCTTATAAGGATACTACGTATCTGCCAGTCCGTTCTGTGTCGGATCTGCTCGGAGTTACCGTTAAATTCGATGCCGCCTCCAATACCATTTCATTAGGCGAGCAGACGGAAGGAGTCTCCATTGCAGCCGGTTTTGACTCGTCGTACCATACCAAAGATCCTGACAAAACCGTCTATAAAGATAAGGACTACAAAGATGTCCATTTCGATAATGGCAGCGGCACTCGCGGCAGCTCGTTCATGCTCTACCCGAACAAAAAATATCAGAAGCTGTACATTCAGGTAGCGGCGATCGGCACTGATATTAAAGACTTTACCGTGCAAGACAGCGATACGGATACGGTGCTTAAGAAGCTGAACATTACCCCTGAAGAAGGGCTCGTAACCGTAGAGGTGGACATTGCCGGAGTAAGCTCTATCTATGTAACCGGGGACGTACAAGACGGCTCATCCATGTTCGTTCCATTGACTACTTCCTATTATAAATAACTATAGAAGAACCCGGGAGACTTTTGTCTCTCGGGTCTATTTTTTGTTGGCGGGGGTAGCTGTGACAGAGGTGTCGTATCCCCGGTTGGTCACATAATTCTCTATGCTCCAAATCCCCAGCTTCGCAGCCTTAGCCTTTTTCTCAGTGGCTCTGAGCTGATCCACATATTTCACATCCGGCGGATACATGGCAACCCTGGCCAGACCTTCTGCGATCAGCATTTCATTCACCATCTCATCACCGAGATAGACATAAGCCAGAATCCGGCCGTATGGATCACGTTCAGACACATCCATTTCGACCCTAACCGTTTGCCCGTTCAGAAGCTCCGTTAAGTATTCGCTGGCCTCAGGGCCAAAGGGCTGAACCGGTGTATTGGCGCGCTTGGTTTCAGGAGTATCAATGAGCAGGAGCCGGATTTTGTCCACCGTACCATCTTCGAACTTAACTTTGAAAGTATCTCCGTCGGTCACAGATAGAACTTCAGCCTGAGAAGAATATGTAAGAACAATCGTGTCCAGTGTTTCAAAGGTATTGTCCGGTTCATCTTTCGACAGGACAGCTGTCACCAACGAAATCGTAAGAGCTAATACAATCAAGCCGTACCTGGTAAGCTTCTTACCGTTATTAGATTTGAACATTTGCTAATGACTCCTTTGCCGCGAATATATCATTACGGTTCACTCAGCCGGAGGATCTTTTGGATCATTCATAGATTTGCCGGGTCTAGAGAAAACAACTCCAAAGGCAATACCCAAGGCTATGCCCAAAGGCAAATTATCAAAAGCCATCCAAAACACTATACCAAAGCATAAGCCCAGGGCGATGCCTTGCTGGGAGGAGTCTTTTTTCTTATCCATATCCATGTCTCCTTCTATAGATGTAATTAAAATCAAGCAGCTGATTGGCGGAATAGCATAAAGGGTATTATCCGGTAAGCCTGCATATCTTACTGGCAATGTTAGGCCTAGAACGCTTAAGGAGTGAAGATGTGTATACCAAAAAACTAATCTGGACCATATCGATGATGTTATCCATGCTGGCAGTGAATGCCTGCAGTAATCAGCCGGATGTGCCTGCAACTGATTCTATGCAGACCTCTGCACCGTCCGCCGGGAACAATAGAGTTACGGCTCAGCCGGATGCTTCTGCCGCTTCCCAAGAGCTGCCGGAGAATCTGCCGGAGGATTTCCCGCTGCCTGAGGATGTTCAAATCAAGCTATCCCATTCTGAAGAGAACGAAGGCAAAAAGACAGCTCTTCTGATCTTCACCACAACGCAAAGCATGGATACCGTATCGAAGATCTATCAGGATTATTTCTCTTCAAGACTCGGAAGCGATTCTGCACAGACCCTTGATGACAAGAACCTGATTATCCAGGGGACCACCAAAGACAATAAGCAGAGCTGGTCGATCATCGGCGGTTCTTTGGCTTCCCAGGAAGGTACTGTAGAGCTAAATGTAACATGGGCGGAATTATAAATTAAAAATCCTGTTAGTGATGAACATCCGTTGGTGTAGGGTCAGGAGAGACCGGCGGATGTTTTGTTTGTATTAGTGTATTTTACCATACAATCCCCCGATATTAATCCCGCATGGACCAGAGAAAGGCGGCAATACGCCTGAATTCCCTTCACTTGTTACGTTCGTCCTCTCAGAGAAGTTGCAAAATAAAAGAGCCTGGCAATTAGCCAGACCCTTGAAATCCCTGAAATCCTATCAATTACGCTGGAGTAACAAATATCCGCTGATGCTTGAGGTTTTTTTGCGGAACACGATTCTGAAACCGATGTCGTTATCCTGCAGGCAGGCTAAGGCCGTGCTAAGCAATCCGTTGGTTCTTAAGCTAGGCAAGCAGGGTTCGGCATTTCCGATAACCCGGCTGGCGGTAATTCTGCGTGCTGATCCGGGCACTAACGGGTTCCGGCTCCAGTTGATCAACACCAAATCCGGCTGACGAGTCGCCATGCTAATCTACCCCTTTCTATTAAGGTTCTCTATATAGAATGCAGGGTAGAATTATAATGCATCAGACTTATGCGGAGTCCCAGCTAGCTAAATACGGATACTCTGCAAATCTAGTGCTGAAGCCCAAAAATAAGTAGTATACTCAATATCGGAAGCAGTTATATAATTAAGCTGTTGAATGAAAATAATGTCAGGCGGTGTTTTATTTTGTCGTGGGAACCAGTCGGGTTCATGTTTTTCTCAGGTATAGAGGCATTTTCTTTATATTTTTTAATCATGTG
This window contains:
- a CDS encoding DUF3231 family protein, with amino-acid sequence MGVLNGSPKDEPLHYGEIFNLWQVSATAKLSLSTYQAFHFHAGDQDLKKIIDDLMDQAQQEIKDCDKILKLNGFVPPPALPDRPSVKVEDIPAGARFSDPEIAAALSGAVSLSLVVCSQVMGMSIREDIGAMFMKIHAQMAAFGMALLKMNKQKGWLIPPPLQLKKPEPVHA
- a CDS encoding helix-turn-helix transcriptional regulator, which encodes MPASPAYIHLSAPPFPYFLECGHTVYLPGEQHPNRSRMGKFDLIIVEQGCLFIGEDDKEWAVTSGHTLLLLPDRYHYSVKPCEEVTSFTWVHFHTVGEWMEAEGDPVYAEREKHFRQFLIHPYTIRIPQYGPLPDPFARSGQAEQLLQLSQGRRSSSVWQQQRIFEEMLRMMDLAQQDTAGSQAAEIAEQTEAYLRNHFTEDLTNASLADALHFHYNYLARCMKRVYGLTPMEYLTDYRLEQAKLLLLKTEIPISGIAERTGFESTAYFSRRFSRKVGISPLRFRKRYSR
- a CDS encoding beta-L-arabinofuranosidase domain-containing protein, encoding MKRGDNTLSKYADIQQATDTSRQVAIQDEFWGRYIRLVQDTVIPYQYEALHDRVAGAEPSHAIANFEIAAGRREGEFKGWVFQDSDVAKWLEAVGYSLSIKRDPELERQADEMIELVGEAQHEDGYLNTYFTLKEPGKRWTNLLDCHELYCAGHFIEAAVAYYEATGKDKLLGIVRRFVDHIETVFGPEEGKLKGYDGHQEIELALVKLYRLTGEEKYLKLSSFFIDQRGQEPNFLHQEWEQRGRVTHWTGTATSSVDISYNQAHIPVREQSVALGHSVRAVYMYTAMADLARLTGDEGLREACVRLWNNMTEKQMYITGGIGSTHHGEAFTFDYDLPNDTVYAETCASIGLIFFAKRMLELTPDARYAEVMERALYNNVLGSMAQDGKHYFYVNPLEVWPQACSCNPGKHHVKSERQGWFGCACCPPNVARLLTSLNQYIYTEHGDTLYTNLYIGSELKTTLGGTEVAISQQSRFPWDGTVTLKVDPAEAGEFGMALRIPSWSGNVEIRVNGEALVDSAASLQQGYAVIRREWKAGDVIELTLPMEAHRVYAHPNLRADAGKTAIQRGPLVYCLEAADNSEPLSSVSLSEAAPFTETYDELLLGGAVVVEGDGFRVAQAAWTGGLYSREKAPLEEVKVTAVPYYLWGNRGSGEMKVWIP
- a CDS encoding GH36-type glycosyl hydrolase domain-containing protein: MKFGTFDDTRKEYVINTPKTPYPWINYLGNEQFFGLISNTAGGYTFYRDARMRRLTRYRYNNIPLDTGGRYYYLYDDGDFWTPGWMPVKRDLDFYECRHGLGYTSITGERNGISVNQLAFVPMGHNAEVHRLIVKNTGNAKKTVKLFSFAEFCLWNANDDMTNFQRNLSTGEVEVKDSVIYHKTEYRERRNHYAFYSVNKEIAGFDTDRESFVGMYNGLDAPQAVAAGEATNSVASGWSPIGSHALNITLEPGEEQSFIFVLGYIENPEDEKWESLNVINKKPAQAVIDQFATDAQVDAALATLAAHWDNLLSKYQIQSGDDKLNRMVNIWNPYQCMVTFNMSRSASYFESGIGRGMGFRDSNQDLLGFVHQIPERARERILDIAATQFPDGSAYHQYQPLTKKGNNEVGSGFNDDPLWLISGTAAYIKETGDYSILDEQVPFDSNPDHTATLFEHLKLSFEHVTNNLGPHGLPLIGRADWNDCLNLNCFSTEPGESFQTTENIAGGVAESVFIAGLFVFVGPDYAEICRMRGLDDVAADAVAKIENMSAITLSHGFDGDWFLRAYDHYGDKIGSKENEEGQIFIEPQGMCVMAGIGVENGEAARALTSVQERLDTDYGIVLQQPPYSKYYVNLGEISTYPPGYKENAGIFCHNNPWIMIAETVLGHGDRAFDIYKKIAPAYLEDISEVHRMEPYVYSQMIAGKDAVRHGEAKNSWLTGTAAWNYVAITQSILGIQADFAGLKVDPCIPTEWDSFEITRVFRGDTYVISIQNPNHVSKGVASLTLDGTAVEGNIIAPVGDGAVHQVVVTLG
- a CDS encoding LacI family DNA-binding transcriptional regulator gives rise to the protein MRSEDIAKLAGVSRSTVSRVINNYSNVPEETRAKVLKVIEQHQYEPNSFARALAGKKTDTIGLFAISMNEKENATRIYQNNYFAPFVDAVVDTANARGCYVLIHTVYSPDDFLKVKQAFLQKRIDGGIIVGTQKDIGIVREMVGLDSPLVLIDYDISEIMSEHLDRNHLAIVNSKDYEGTAEAIEYLIGLGHEEIGMICGRMNTYSGRERYTAYEDTLKRHGLTLNENFILQGDFLKETAYEEVKKLLNSGGPLPTAFFSSNDDMAISAMEAFSEHGISVPEDMSIAGFDDVQLASRIHPKLTSVRLPIYEMSKAAVEKVIELCDSQQPTFSTISFPARLVVRDSCQPPKQ
- a CDS encoding VOC family protein — translated: MQLGCTYLIVRDMKGSIAFYEALLNMKADSRKLERWAQFHCGNTIALWNPEFDKELIRTNSDVSEHFNEAYLNYKQESEVRYGNNVILNFNVSDLNAEYERVKSLEIGAVSEIFYIHVVRPYHCFMLEDPDGNLIEITGEYHTESISRWSQ
- a CDS encoding stalk domain-containing protein, with product MKKKLTAALTVFAVLGGMGTGVYAGANLQEIKAFLNPGIKFKVDGQPVQLKNSSGAVIAPISYKDTTYLPVRSVSDLLGVTVKFDAASNTISLGEQTEGVSIAAGFDSSYHTKDPDKTVYKDKDYKDVHFDNGSGTRGSSFMLYPNKKYQKLYIQVAAIGTDIKDFTVQDSDTDTVLKKLNITPEEGLVTVEVDIAGVSSIYVTGDVQDGSSMFVPLTTSYYK
- a CDS encoding thermonuclease family protein — translated: MFKSNNGKKLTRYGLIVLALTISLVTAVLSKDEPDNTFETLDTIVLTYSSQAEVLSVTDGDTFKVKFEDGTVDKIRLLLIDTPETKRANTPVQPFGPEASEYLTELLNGQTVRVEMDVSERDPYGRILAYVYLGDEMVNEMLIAEGLARVAMYPPDVKYVDQLRATEKKAKAAKLGIWSIENYVTNRGYDTSVTATPANKK